The genomic region TGGCAGCGCATACCTTCGCCAAGTCCGGCTTCGACAACTTCACCATCTACGAAGGCTCCACCCGGACCGGCGGACGCATCTACACCGGCCGCAATCTGATGGCTCCCGGCCTGACCACCGAACTGGGCGGCGAGTTCATCGACAGCATTCATAAGGACATGCTGCGGCTGGCCAGAGAGTTTGATCTGCGGCTGCTCGACACCCAGGACCCGTCCGAGACGGCCCTGATCAAAGACGCCTATTTTTTCAACGGACAGCATTTTTCGCTGGCGCAGGTCGTCGAGGCGTTCCGGCAGATTGCCCCGAAAATGCAGGAAGATATCGACAGCCTGCCCGACTCTATCGATTACCGAACGGGCGGAGCGGCCAGCCTTTTCGACCGGCTTTCTATTTCGGAGTACCTGACCCGCCTCGGGGCCACCGGCTGGCTGAAAACGTTGCTGGAAGTCGCCTACGAAACCGAATATGGCCTGTCGCCCCAGGAGCAGTCGTCCATCAATCTGCTCTTTCTGATTTCGACGGACACCAAAAAAGGACAGTTTGATATTTTCGGCGTGAGCGACGAGCGCTACAAGATTGCTGGGGGCAACCAGCAAATCACCGACGCCCTGACCGAACTGTACCAAAGCCATATCGAGACCAGCCGGGTCCTGAAAGCCATCAAGCCGTACAATGGAGGCGTGGAACTGCTGTTTGAGAACGCGCCCGCGGTCAGGGCGGATTATGCACTGCTGACCCTTCCGTTCACCAAACTCCGGCAGGTCGATATTCAGGTGCCGCTGAGTGCCGTGAAACGCCAGTCCATCCAGCAGTTGGGTTACGGCACCAACGCCAAACTGATGATAGGGGTCAGCCAGCGGCAATGGCGCACGTTGGGGTATTCGGGCTACGTCTTTTCGGACAATGGTGTCCAGTCGGGCTGGGACAACAGCCAGTTGCAGCCCGGAACGGCGGGCGGGTTTACCGTTTACCTCGGCGGACGGCGCGGCCAGGAGGTCGGCAACGGCGCTGTTCAGGCGCAGGTCCAGCAGTACTTACCGCTGCTGAACCAGATTTTTCCGGGAACGCAGGCCCGCGCCAACGGCAATAACGCCCGGTTCCACTGGCCGACGCATCCCTTTACGCTCGGCAGCTACGCCTGTTATAAAGTCGGGCAATGGACCAGCATCGGCGGTGCCGAGGGCGAAACGGCCGGTCGCCTCTTTTTCGCCGGAGAACATTGCAGCGCCGACTACCAGGGCTACATGAACGGCGGCGCCGAAACCGGCCGCAAAGCCGCCGTAGAAATGTTGAAGGCCGTGCTGGCGTAAGAAATTGCGAATGAGTGAATGAGTGAATTGTGAATGGCCTCGACAGTTTACGGATGGAGGTGGAGCCATACACAATTCACTCATTCACTCATTATCTTTGCGCTCATGACGCAAATTGGTACGGATTTAACGACTGCGAAGCAGTTGCTGGAGCGGGGCGAGGTGGTCGGCATTCCGACGGAGACGGTTTATGGGCTGGCGGCCAACGCCCTGGAGCCGGATGCCGTCGTGAAAATTTTTGGGGTGAAGAACCGTCCCTCTTTCGACCCGCTGATTGTTCATACCGATTCGCTGGAAAAAGTGGCTTCTTTTGTGGAGGACATTCCGGCACCCGCCCGCCTGTTGGCCGAACGCTTCTGGCCCGGCCCGCTGACGCTCTTACTGCCCAAAAAGCCCCTCATTCCGGATCTGGTGACGTCCGGGCTCGACACGGTGGCCGTCCGGGTGCCGAACCACCCGCTTACCCTTGAGCTGCTGCGCGCGCTGTCTTTTCCGCTGGCCGCCCCCAGCGCCAACCCGTTCGGGTACATCAGTCCGACCACCGCCCGGCATGTGGCCGACCAGCTTGGCGATCAGGTGCCGTACATTCTGGATGGCGGGGCCTGCCGCGTGGGAATCGAATCGACCATCATCGGGTTCACCGAAACCGGTCCGGTCGTTTACCGGCTGGGCGGCATGGCTCTGGAGCAGATCGAAGCGGTAACCGGCCCCCTGTCCGTCCGGGACCATTCGACGTCCAATCCTAAAGCGCCGGGTATGCTTAGCAGCCACTACGCACCGCGCAAGCCGTTTGTGCTGAAACCGGTGGAAGAACTCCTCGCCCGGTATGCTCCCGAGCGGATAGGCGCATTGGCTTTCCAGCACATTTCTCCGCTGATTCCTTCCGAAAATCAGCAGTTCCTTTCCCCCGCCGGTGATTTTGCCGAAGCCGCCAAAAACCTGTTTGCAGCCATGCGCCAGCTGGATGCGCTGGACATTGATGTGATTGCCGCCGAACTGCTTCCGGAACAGGGCCTTGGCCGGGCCGTAAACGACCGCCTGCGCCGGGCAGCGGCCTGAAAAAAGGCGTCCACCCCGCTTACGGACTGGACGCCTTTCCCAAACGTGTCTTTCTTTACTTCTTCACATAGTGATACCGTTTGTGTAGGGTCCACCTGCCGTTTTGGGTCTGGACGCTGTCAACGATCACAACGACCTCGGCTTTGTGCTTCTTGTCAACTGCTTCCAGCCACACGGCTTCGTCTTCGTCCAGCTTTGGCGGCTTCGGAGGATTGGCGGGAGCCGAAGGAGTCGTCGCATCGGCAGGCTTTGGAGCACGCGGCGGTCTGGCCGGACGGGCAGGCTCAATCGCTTCGGCTGGTTCGGCAGTAATAGCAGGATTCGGAGCCGAAGCTGGAGCCGGCAGAGCCGGACGGGCGGCCTTTGGGGGGCGCGCCACCGGAGCCGGCCGGGGAAAATCGTCCGGGCTGTCGTACCGCTTGCCGTTGTACCAGTACTCTCCTTTCACGCCGGCCGGTTTCGGCGCCCGGGGTGTGGTTGCCCGCCGGGGTGCCCGGGGAGCCGCGGGGGCCGCCGGGGCAAGAACCGGGTCGGGTACGTCTTCCGGCCGGGCCAATTCCAGCGCCCGCTGAGCCCGTTCGAGTTCGCGGTGGGCCCGCTCAAACTCCGCGGCGTGCAGGCGCTGCTCGGTCGCCAGCCTGGCAATCTGGTCGGTGTACTGGCGCATGGAATCCTGAACACCAGCCAGTTTAGCCTGTTGAAGGACATTCAGTTCTTTCAGAAGAGGCTGCATCTGCTTTTCGATCACCGTTTCCATCTGGGTCTGCAGACGGGCCAACTCCGCTTTCTGCCCCGCGATACGGGCCTTCAACGCCTTCTGTTCGGCCGACCTGACTTTGGGCAGGCGGGCACTGTCTTCCGCCATGCGGGCGGCAAGCGTTTCAAACTGGTTGCCCAGCGCTTCGAGTTTCCGGCCGGGAGCGTCGAGTTTTTGACCGACCCGCTCCAGCGCCGCACCCTCCTGACCCAGTTTTTCGCTCAGGCTTTCCAGGGGTTCGCTCAGCCGCTCTATTTCCCGGCTGATCGCTTCCATTTTTTCTTCTTTCCGCCGAACCTCTTCTTCCAGCAACTGAAGCTGTTTGGCGTCCAGGGGCGTTCCCACCACCCGGGGGCTGGTCGTAGCGGGTGATTTTGCCTCCGGCAGAAGCGTATCCGGCTCTTCGACCAGCAGTTCCTCAATCGTCGTTTCGACTGTCGGCATTTCTTCCGGCTGCTGCACCTGTCGGGCGACGGCCAGCCCGGCAATCAGCACCAGCCCGGCTACCAGCAGAAATCCGGTCATGCCGCGGGAGGACGGCTCTTCGGCCACGCCAAGCACGCGCCGTACGCGTTCCAGCAACTGGGACTTGGTTCCCCCGAAGGCCAGCGCCAGCGAAGGCTGCGCCGCCAGACGGAGACTTTCGACGGCGGCCAGCGTCTGGGCATATTCCAGCGGGCGACCGGTGAGGGCAATGGCCACCTCGTCGCACAGGTGTTCGCGTTCTTCCCGAACCCGCGACGAAAGGTACCAGATGGCGGGGTGGTAAAAGAACACCACTTCGGCAACGGATTGCAGGAAATTGATCAGGTAATCGTGCCGACGGATGTGCGCCAGTTCGTGAGCGAGTACCGCCTCGACCTGCTGCGGCGAGAGGTGCGTCAGCATGCCAACCGGAATCAGAATGACCGGTTTGAGCCAGCCTACCGTCATCGGGACACTCACGCGCACCGACTCCAGGAGCCGCACCGGACGGTCGATGGCCAGCTCCCGGCTGAGCCGGGCAATGTGGTCCTGCCAGGCCACCGGCACCGTCTGCACGCCCTGACGGGTCCACTGCTGCACCAGCAGCCAGCCTCCGGCCAGACGCAAACCCAGAACGGCCGTGCCGAGCAGCCAGACGGTCACGAAGATGGGCAGGAGCGATTCGAGCTGAACCAGCCAGTTGACCGGCAGCGCGGCGGGCGCTTCGTCCAGCCAGGCGGCGGTCGTCAGGGGCGTGTACGGGGTCAGCGGTGCGGCCGGCCGCGGCGGCTCATACGCCA from Tellurirhabdus rosea harbors:
- a CDS encoding flavin monoamine oxidase family protein, with the translated sequence MSLVRRAFRLAIASRQPGALPADELLDQWQEQQNRRHFLRSAGQLGLAVGGLSLLNACRPETLVEPEPPAGARHSSARKPGGASVAIIGGGIAGLVAAHTFAKSGFDNFTIYEGSTRTGGRIYTGRNLMAPGLTTELGGEFIDSIHKDMLRLAREFDLRLLDTQDPSETALIKDAYFFNGQHFSLAQVVEAFRQIAPKMQEDIDSLPDSIDYRTGGAASLFDRLSISEYLTRLGATGWLKTLLEVAYETEYGLSPQEQSSINLLFLISTDTKKGQFDIFGVSDERYKIAGGNQQITDALTELYQSHIETSRVLKAIKPYNGGVELLFENAPAVRADYALLTLPFTKLRQVDIQVPLSAVKRQSIQQLGYGTNAKLMIGVSQRQWRTLGYSGYVFSDNGVQSGWDNSQLQPGTAGGFTVYLGGRRGQEVGNGAVQAQVQQYLPLLNQIFPGTQARANGNNARFHWPTHPFTLGSYACYKVGQWTSIGGAEGETAGRLFFAGEHCSADYQGYMNGGAETGRKAAVEMLKAVLA
- a CDS encoding L-threonylcarbamoyladenylate synthase produces the protein MTQIGTDLTTAKQLLERGEVVGIPTETVYGLAANALEPDAVVKIFGVKNRPSFDPLIVHTDSLEKVASFVEDIPAPARLLAERFWPGPLTLLLPKKPLIPDLVTSGLDTVAVRVPNHPLTLELLRALSFPLAAPSANPFGYISPTTARHVADQLGDQVPYILDGGACRVGIESTIIGFTETGPVVYRLGGMALEQIEAVTGPLSVRDHSTSNPKAPGMLSSHYAPRKPFVLKPVEELLARYAPERIGALAFQHISPLIPSENQQFLSPAGDFAEAAKNLFAAMRQLDALDIDVIAAELLPEQGLGRAVNDRLRRAAA
- a CDS encoding M56 family metallopeptidase; this encodes MNNLLLLPENLVAALGWALLHSLWQGVLIVALLAVLVRKRRTATRYALGVGALSLQVAAFVLTFVLAYEPPRPAAPLTPYTPLTTAAWLDEAPAALPVNWLVQLESLLPIFVTVWLLGTAVLGLRLAGGWLLVQQWTRQGVQTVPVAWQDHIARLSRELAIDRPVRLLESVRVSVPMTVGWLKPVILIPVGMLTHLSPQQVEAVLAHELAHIRRHDYLINFLQSVAEVVFFYHPAIWYLSSRVREEREHLCDEVAIALTGRPLEYAQTLAAVESLRLAAQPSLALAFGGTKSQLLERVRRVLGVAEEPSSRGMTGFLLVAGLVLIAGLAVARQVQQPEEMPTVETTIEELLVEEPDTLLPEAKSPATTSPRVVGTPLDAKQLQLLEEEVRRKEEKMEAISREIERLSEPLESLSEKLGQEGAALERVGQKLDAPGRKLEALGNQFETLAARMAEDSARLPKVRSAEQKALKARIAGQKAELARLQTQMETVIEKQMQPLLKELNVLQQAKLAGVQDSMRQYTDQIARLATEQRLHAAEFERAHRELERAQRALELARPEDVPDPVLAPAAPAAPRAPRRATTPRAPKPAGVKGEYWYNGKRYDSPDDFPRPAPVARPPKAARPALPAPASAPNPAITAEPAEAIEPARPARPPRAPKPADATTPSAPANPPKPPKLDEDEAVWLEAVDKKHKAEVVVIVDSVQTQNGRWTLHKRYHYVKK